The Planococcus liqunii genome includes a region encoding these proteins:
- a CDS encoding GNAT family N-acetyltransferase, producing MEISYNSYSDLNSALEDGAMNGITELHGSIFGSSDDLAGRMRGKKSLRMDVARHNKRIVGYKIGYALNPEQFYSWLGGVDKAYRNYGIASCLMDRQHQYAKNSGFQVIQTKTKNKWRSMLLLNIKNGFDVAGTYTDQDGEIKIILEKSLLKK from the coding sequence TTGGAAATCAGCTATAACAGCTACTCGGATTTAAATTCAGCTCTTGAAGATGGTGCGATGAATGGAATTACTGAATTGCATGGATCCATCTTCGGCAGTTCGGACGATTTAGCCGGCAGGATGAGAGGGAAAAAGAGCTTAAGAATGGACGTCGCAAGACATAACAAAAGGATTGTCGGTTATAAAATCGGCTATGCTTTGAACCCTGAGCAATTTTATAGCTGGCTTGGCGGAGTCGACAAAGCTTACCGAAACTATGGCATTGCTTCTTGCTTGATGGACCGGCAGCACCAATATGCAAAAAATAGCGGCTTCCAAGTGATTCAGACGAAGACTAAAAACAAATGGCGAAGTATGCTTTTGCTGAATATTAAAAACGGATTTGATGTGGCAGGGACTTATACCGACCAGGACGGGGAAATTAAGATCATTTTAGAGAAATCTTTGCTGAAAAAATAA
- a CDS encoding polynucleotide kinase-phosphatase, translating into MRIGLPHAGIVLLVGPSNSGKTTLLRKLVDQKEILPSEIISSDDFRMLVSDKDFIDWRNRPQDEAAALMDEYQEISTEAFEMMDALIEARCRLNKLVLVDATHLWGDDRKRFISLAQKNHVPITALVFDIPERVLLERDEQRDQPRGKKRIKQQSQVFRNEKRFIKKEGFASVYTIKETEGLELFRHVNPLDIELQDGIDVIGDIHGCFAEFVELLEKLGYQENPEGLYVHPFGRRFLSVGDVMSRGPESVRTLQFFLRHVEEGLAYMIDSNHGWKIARWLDGRQVVLSHGDEKVEEEFIQYEKEVGSEKTLELKQQLKEFLLNAPSHYVIHKNGIPVLAAAHAGIKDAFIGKQSQAISDFCRYGDTGGFNGNGKPVRKDWTVSHSRNLLIVWGHDPKPKPLLINNTINIDQGVVFGGELTAYRYPERDFVSVKAKDVYTGTVDNPLAEWEKNRLNPPNIGKFLHGYSVLTEDIGEVKVPSDIVKPAIDAVSHFTVPIEQLVYIPPTMSPTPKPSSLAGYLEHPKEAIDYYRSHGVQRLVAEKKHMGSRAILFLFKDTDAAKKHTGIASLGTIYTRTGKRFFDGETEAKMVHQLNNELERINYFEQHETDYVLLDAEIMPWNLKAKELISSQYAHVSENALVDRGMLKSKLEAAAKDNEELAGWLKEYEGKLANAQTFNEVFQKYCWNVESTESIQIAPFHVLAHSKQTFFDQPHTWHMEMNRMLASQSDLFVETEFKIISDEASEQEVVRWWQEMTEDGHEGIIIKPESYIPKNKGKLLQPAIKVRGQKYLSIIYGMDYLEEKNLARLKNRNTGKKQKLALKEFALGIEGLTRFVGGESIERVHECVLGTLAMESDPVDPRL; encoded by the coding sequence ATGAGAATCGGCTTGCCGCATGCCGGTATCGTGTTATTGGTCGGTCCGTCCAATAGTGGAAAGACGACATTACTAAGAAAGCTTGTGGACCAAAAAGAAATTTTGCCATCTGAAATCATCAGCTCCGATGACTTCCGCATGCTGGTCAGCGACAAGGACTTTATCGATTGGCGCAACCGTCCTCAAGATGAAGCTGCAGCGCTGATGGATGAATACCAGGAAATCTCAACGGAAGCATTTGAAATGATGGATGCGTTGATCGAAGCCCGGTGCCGGCTGAACAAACTGGTCCTGGTCGATGCGACTCACCTTTGGGGAGACGACCGGAAACGGTTTATTTCGCTGGCCCAAAAAAATCATGTGCCGATTACCGCACTTGTCTTTGATATTCCGGAGCGGGTGCTGTTAGAACGGGATGAGCAGCGCGACCAACCGCGAGGGAAAAAGCGGATCAAACAGCAGTCGCAAGTATTCAGAAATGAAAAGCGGTTTATCAAAAAAGAAGGATTTGCCTCGGTGTATACGATCAAGGAGACGGAAGGGCTGGAGCTTTTCAGGCATGTCAATCCTTTGGACATCGAGTTGCAAGACGGCATTGATGTGATTGGGGATATCCATGGCTGTTTTGCAGAGTTTGTCGAATTACTGGAAAAGCTCGGCTATCAGGAAAATCCGGAAGGCTTGTATGTGCATCCGTTCGGCAGACGCTTTTTATCAGTCGGGGATGTCATGAGCCGGGGACCGGAATCAGTACGGACTTTGCAATTTTTCCTTCGGCATGTCGAAGAAGGGCTCGCTTATATGATTGACAGCAATCACGGATGGAAAATCGCCCGGTGGCTGGATGGCCGGCAAGTGGTTCTCAGCCACGGGGATGAGAAAGTGGAAGAAGAGTTTATCCAGTATGAAAAAGAGGTGGGAAGCGAGAAAACATTGGAACTCAAGCAACAGTTAAAAGAGTTTCTTTTGAACGCTCCTTCTCATTACGTCATTCATAAAAATGGCATACCGGTTCTTGCTGCTGCCCATGCCGGCATTAAAGATGCATTTATCGGCAAGCAATCCCAGGCCATCAGTGATTTTTGCCGTTACGGCGATACCGGTGGATTCAATGGAAATGGAAAACCGGTTCGAAAAGATTGGACCGTTTCGCACAGCCGGAATCTCCTAATTGTTTGGGGCCATGATCCAAAACCGAAGCCATTGTTGATTAATAACACCATCAATATTGACCAAGGTGTCGTTTTCGGCGGCGAATTGACGGCATACCGTTACCCGGAAAGGGATTTTGTGTCCGTAAAAGCGAAAGATGTTTATACAGGAACTGTCGACAATCCCTTGGCAGAATGGGAAAAAAACCGGCTGAATCCGCCGAATATCGGCAAATTCCTCCATGGCTACTCCGTCTTGACTGAAGATATCGGGGAAGTGAAAGTGCCGTCGGATATTGTTAAACCGGCGATAGATGCCGTTTCCCATTTCACTGTGCCGATTGAGCAATTGGTTTACATTCCACCGACAATGAGCCCAACGCCAAAACCGTCATCGCTTGCAGGCTATTTGGAGCACCCGAAAGAAGCGATCGATTATTACCGGAGCCATGGGGTTCAGCGACTGGTGGCCGAGAAAAAACACATGGGAAGCCGCGCAATCCTGTTTTTGTTCAAAGACACAGATGCCGCGAAAAAGCATACCGGCATCGCTTCTTTAGGAACGATTTATACACGGACCGGCAAACGCTTTTTTGACGGGGAAACCGAAGCTAAGATGGTACATCAGTTGAATAATGAACTGGAGCGAATCAATTATTTTGAGCAACACGAAACGGATTATGTTTTATTGGACGCGGAAATCATGCCGTGGAATTTAAAAGCGAAGGAACTGATCAGCAGCCAGTATGCCCATGTGTCGGAAAATGCACTAGTGGACCGAGGGATGCTGAAAAGCAAACTGGAAGCAGCAGCGAAAGATAACGAAGAATTGGCCGGCTGGCTAAAAGAATATGAAGGCAAACTGGCAAATGCCCAGACTTTCAACGAAGTCTTTCAGAAATACTGCTGGAACGTCGAATCGACTGAGTCCATTCAAATTGCCCCTTTCCATGTTCTTGCTCATAGCAAGCAGACCTTCTTCGACCAGCCGCATACGTGGCATATGGAAATGAACCGGATGCTCGCCAGCCAATCCGATTTGTTTGTGGAAACGGAGTTCAAAATCATTTCCGATGAAGCGAGCGAACAGGAAGTGGTGCGGTGGTGGCAGGAAATGACGGAAGACGGGCACGAGGGCATCATCATTAAACCGGAATCTTACATTCCGAAAAACAAAGGAAAGCTGCTGCAGCCGGCGATTAAAGTGCGCGGGCAGAAATACTTGAGCATCATTTACGGCATGGATTATCTTGAAGAAAAGAACCTTGCCCGATTGAAGAATAGAAACACCGGTAAAAAGCAGAAGTTGGCCCTGAAAGAATTTGCTCTTGGAATTGAAGGACTAACCCGATTTGTTGGAGGAGAGTCAATCGAACGTGTCCACGAATGTGTGCTCGGGACGCTTGCAATGGAATCTGACCCGGTAGATCCACGTCTTTAA
- a CDS encoding nucleotidyltransferase domain-containing protein: MELMDLAKRAAAIYIENLKVESVLLGGSVARGLHDEFSDIELFIFWKEAPADRDRKEPIARLSGKLLDFHPYEDDEWAETYTVETVKLEISSFLSSTAIQYIEDVTAKFETDYDKQVLLATIQDGVPLKGIKPILKLKQQIEQYPKDLARAMIQENAELGSRWQNREALVARHDWLMLYQTFVAVEIKLMGILFALNGEFVHHPAFKWQNHSLGKMNILPENGLERFASVLLGDPQESVKVLEELVSEIFQLARSNYPNAIRPGGMERALGARPRNN, from the coding sequence ATGGAGTTAATGGATTTGGCGAAGCGAGCAGCTGCGATTTATATAGAAAATCTGAAAGTTGAGTCTGTTTTGCTCGGCGGATCCGTTGCGCGCGGGCTGCATGACGAATTCTCAGACATCGAACTGTTTATTTTTTGGAAAGAAGCTCCGGCTGACAGGGACCGGAAAGAGCCGATTGCCAGGCTCTCCGGCAAGCTTCTTGACTTTCATCCTTATGAAGACGATGAATGGGCTGAAACTTATACGGTTGAAACTGTCAAACTGGAAATCAGCAGTTTCCTATCAAGTACAGCCATTCAATACATTGAAGATGTCACGGCGAAGTTTGAAACAGACTATGATAAGCAAGTGCTGCTCGCAACTATTCAAGACGGTGTGCCGCTTAAAGGGATAAAGCCGATTTTAAAACTGAAGCAGCAAATTGAGCAGTATCCGAAAGATCTTGCTAGAGCGATGATTCAGGAAAATGCCGAACTCGGCAGCCGGTGGCAAAACCGCGAAGCACTCGTAGCCCGGCACGACTGGCTGATGCTGTACCAAACCTTTGTGGCAGTTGAAATTAAATTGATGGGAATCTTGTTTGCGCTGAACGGAGAATTCGTCCACCATCCAGCTTTTAAATGGCAGAACCATTCACTCGGGAAAATGAACATTTTGCCGGAAAATGGTTTGGAACGCTTTGCATCGGTTTTGCTGGGAGATCCGCAGGAAAGCGTAAAGGTATTGGAGGAATTGGTCAGTGAGATCTTCCAATTGGCACGAAGCAATTATCCAAATGCTATTCGTCCAGGGGGAATGGAAAGAGCGCTTGGGGCAAGGCCGAGAAATAACTAA
- a CDS encoding 3' terminal RNA ribose 2'-O-methyltransferase Hen1, giving the protein MQLTIRATGENAKMVSYLLAKNPNNIYERNQKGHLVRMFYSKFNAEELEATIFVTPDPLEMLQNKSNSYDITHYINDREFAVSSIFCSFIRSALGTALNGQPKEEYSEWVGHLFPLALEFGPVSSSLSDKQLEELFKPMGYEVAISRPEIHYSFDLKEKSSARTLIVTGHQTLQNALRHLFVLIPVIDNYKHYFIDEKEIDKLERYGEGWLEEHPLREMIYRQALRFKEIYSLVEKPAANELIEEPVKKARLNDMRYEKIIETASRLKPKSVVDFGSGEGKLAVQLGFMDGIQELLAVEPSQTETLKAIRRFEKAKEQAGFVEPETLWGSLFYYDERLKGKDMIILCEVIEHIDAERLPKALDTILHAYAPESLIITTPNREYNELYDMDDHFRHDDHRFEWTRKEFQVWCSERNHQGHYELEFSGIGEEQELQGQPTQMCVFKRKVNQL; this is encoded by the coding sequence ATGCAATTGACGATTCGTGCTACAGGGGAGAATGCCAAAATGGTTTCTTATTTGTTGGCAAAAAACCCGAATAATATATATGAAAGAAATCAAAAAGGCCACTTGGTCCGGATGTTTTACAGCAAGTTCAACGCCGAAGAACTTGAAGCGACCATCTTTGTCACACCGGATCCGCTCGAAATGCTTCAAAACAAATCCAACTCTTATGACATCACGCATTATATCAACGATCGGGAATTTGCCGTTTCAAGCATTTTCTGTTCGTTTATCCGCTCAGCTCTTGGCACCGCATTGAATGGCCAGCCAAAAGAAGAATACAGCGAATGGGTCGGCCACCTATTCCCGCTGGCGCTTGAGTTCGGTCCGGTATCTTCCTCTCTTTCCGATAAGCAATTGGAAGAGCTGTTTAAACCGATGGGATATGAAGTCGCAATTTCCCGCCCGGAAATCCATTATTCTTTTGATTTAAAAGAAAAAAGTTCCGCCCGAACCCTTATTGTGACAGGGCATCAAACACTGCAAAATGCCCTTCGCCATTTATTTGTCTTGATTCCGGTCATTGACAATTACAAACATTATTTCATCGATGAAAAAGAAATCGATAAGCTTGAACGCTACGGAGAAGGCTGGCTCGAGGAGCATCCGCTCCGGGAAATGATTTACCGCCAGGCTCTCCGGTTTAAAGAGATATATAGCCTGGTGGAAAAACCGGCTGCAAATGAACTGATAGAAGAACCGGTAAAAAAGGCACGGTTGAATGATATGCGCTACGAAAAAATTATCGAAACAGCCAGCCGCCTAAAGCCGAAAAGCGTAGTGGATTTCGGTTCAGGCGAAGGGAAATTGGCCGTTCAACTGGGGTTTATGGACGGCATCCAGGAACTGCTCGCCGTGGAACCCTCTCAGACTGAAACGCTGAAAGCCATCCGCCGTTTCGAAAAAGCGAAAGAACAAGCTGGGTTTGTAGAACCGGAAACTTTGTGGGGGTCGCTGTTTTATTACGACGAGCGGCTGAAAGGAAAAGACATGATCATTTTATGTGAAGTGATTGAGCACATTGATGCAGAGCGTCTGCCTAAAGCATTGGACACGATTTTACACGCTTACGCACCTGAGTCTTTGATCATTACTACGCCGAACCGTGAGTACAACGAACTTTATGATATGGACGACCATTTCCGCCACGATGACCACCGTTTTGAATGGACACGGAAGGAATTTCAGGTCTGGTGCAGCGAACGAAATCATCAGGGCCACTATGAACTGGAGTTTTCAGGGATTGGGGAAGAACAGGAACTTCAAGGACAGCCGACACAAATGTGTGTTTTTAAAAGGAAGGTGAACCAGCTATGA
- a CDS encoding CPCC family cysteine-rich protein, whose translation MNFTCPCCGYKMLTQQPPGTFENCVICFWEDDGYQYDNPSEKGGANEMSLKQAQENFLVFGACDKGSVKFVRAPIKEDVKDENFIRYEQKRPH comes from the coding sequence TTGAACTTCACATGTCCTTGCTGCGGGTATAAAATGTTAACCCAACAGCCGCCCGGTACCTTTGAGAATTGTGTTATTTGCTTTTGGGAAGACGATGGGTATCAGTATGACAATCCTTCCGAAAAAGGAGGAGCCAATGAGATGTCGTTAAAGCAGGCACAGGAGAATTTTTTGGTATTCGGTGCTTGTGATAAAGGAAGCGTTAAATTTGTCAGAGCGCCGATAAAAGAAGATGTGAAAGATGAGAATTTCATCCGCTATGAACAAAAGCGGCCTCATTAA
- a CDS encoding nucleotidyltransferase domain-containing protein has translation MNQLILEKLSEIEEQFQVKILYAVESGSRAWGFPSKDSDYDVRFIYVHRPDWYLSIDPQGIGEKRDVIEMPINDLLDISGWEITKALRLFRKSNPPLLEWLKSEIVYYEKYSFIENMKNLESDIFYPNASLHHYLNMAKSNYRSHLQGPTVKIKKYFYALRPVLACKWIEETQSIPPIDFDELLEAMVPEGQLKKDVLLLLDRKKVGVEMDLEEKISTIHNFLDVEIVRLEAYVQTLTEKPEDSTGKLNELFRDTLEEVWE, from the coding sequence GTGAATCAATTAATTCTAGAAAAATTATCAGAAATCGAAGAACAGTTCCAGGTAAAGATTTTATATGCAGTAGAATCAGGCAGCCGGGCTTGGGGCTTCCCGTCTAAAGACAGTGACTACGATGTGCGTTTCATTTATGTGCACCGGCCCGATTGGTACCTCTCGATTGACCCGCAAGGCATTGGCGAAAAACGCGACGTGATTGAAATGCCGATAAACGACCTTTTGGACATCAGCGGCTGGGAAATCACGAAAGCGCTGCGCTTGTTCCGTAAAAGCAACCCTCCTTTACTGGAATGGCTGAAAAGCGAAATTGTCTATTACGAAAAGTATTCATTCATAGAGAACATGAAAAACTTGGAGTCGGACATCTTTTATCCGAACGCCAGCCTTCACCATTATTTGAATATGGCGAAGTCCAATTACCGCAGCCATCTGCAAGGGCCGACAGTGAAAATAAAGAAGTATTTCTATGCGCTGCGCCCGGTGCTTGCCTGTAAATGGATTGAGGAAACCCAATCCATCCCGCCGATCGATTTTGATGAGCTGTTGGAAGCGATGGTGCCGGAAGGGCAACTGAAAAAGGATGTCCTTTTGCTGCTTGACCGGAAAAAAGTAGGCGTGGAGATGGATTTGGAAGAAAAAATTAGTACCATCCATAACTTTCTTGACGTTGAAATCGTTCGGCTGGAGGCTTACGTTCAAACCCTGACTGAAAAACCGGAAGATTCGACAGGGAAACTGAACGAATTATTCAGAGACACGCTGGAGGAAGTATGGGAATAA
- a CDS encoding glycine/sarcosine/betaine reductase selenoprotein B family protein, which yields MKNRTKIKSKLSVAFSENFPNAYNKFTLKHVNQQTGFPETILSKPLSECKVALLSTAGVHLKTDIPFNLDLHPGDHTIRIVPGDASEQDLTVTHMYYDLKSAKKDTTIVFPIQQLKELEQAGVIGEISDVHIGLFGGIMDTEHVEAESIPKVVELFKNKNIDVALLVPG from the coding sequence ATGAAAAACCGGACCAAGATAAAATCGAAGTTGTCCGTAGCGTTTTCCGAGAACTTTCCGAATGCGTACAATAAATTCACCTTAAAGCATGTCAACCAACAAACAGGTTTTCCGGAAACCATCTTGTCAAAGCCTTTGTCCGAATGCAAAGTCGCTTTATTGTCTACTGCCGGCGTCCATTTGAAAACAGATATCCCCTTTAATTTGGACCTTCATCCTGGAGACCATACAATCCGAATTGTTCCGGGAGATGCCAGTGAACAGGATCTGACGGTGACCCATATGTACTATGATTTGAAATCCGCTAAAAAAGACACGACGATTGTTTTCCCGATCCAGCAGCTGAAAGAGCTGGAACAGGCAGGCGTAATTGGCGAAATCTCGGACGTTCACATTGGGCTGTTCGGCGGCATTATGGATACCGAACACGTAGAAGCGGAATCGATTCCAAAAGTAGTGGAACTGTTTAAAAACAAGAATATCGACGTCGCTCTTTTGGTGCCTGGCTGA